One Neodiprion pinetum isolate iyNeoPine1 chromosome 1, iyNeoPine1.2, whole genome shotgun sequence genomic window carries:
- the LOC124224387 gene encoding reticulon-4-interacting protein 1, mitochondrial, which yields MMFVLRITTIGARPVVRCSRIRCLSQLSRRYKENGETKMQAWQIHSYGGLSDLKLSEVRIPIIRKPGDVLIKVEASSINPIDISMSRGFGATIFNALRKIKAMKLDFDGQIEFPLTLGRDFCGVVVSKGLDVGDRLKLGEEVWGVVPLEEQGCHAEYVVVDSKLVNPRPQNLSYTEASSILYAGLTAWSALWITGGLSCKVNIPTYQNKRILVLGASGGVGTLAIQLLKAWNMQVVATCSTDAVELVEQLGAHVVIDYNDQCADTKIAEEGPYDIILDCCKQGIDTVRAKGYSYNTYITLNSPMLKNFDDFGVIGGSVKNIGDVIKDNVPFFKDKTSVKWGFFVPSQKGINMIQNFVEKKKIVPVVEKVYPFSELPQAYERVDKGHLRGKIVIDMK from the exons ATGATGTTTGTCTTGCGAATAACGACGATAGGTGCGAGGCCAGTAGTTCGGTGTTCGCGAATACGTTGTTTATCACAACTGTCAAGAAGGTATAAAGAGAATGGTGAGACAAAAATGCAAGCCTGGCAGATACACTCCTACGGGGGTTTGTCAGATCTCAAATTATCCGAAGTCAGAATACCGATAATACGAAAACCCGGGGACGTATTGATAAAGGTTGAAGCGAGCAGCATCAATCCCATTGATATTTCCATGTCCC GAGGCTTCGGCGCAACCATTTTCAATGCACTGCGTAAGATAAAAGCTATGAAACTCGACTTCGATGGACAGATAGAATTTCCCTTGACATTAGGGAGAGATTTTTGTGGAGTCGTTGTATCAAAAGGGCTCGATGTCGGAGACAGATTAAAACTTGGTGAAGAAGTGTGGGGAGTTGTTCCCCTCGAAGAACAGGGATGCCACGCCGAATACGTTGTTGTGGATAGTAAATTg gTTAATCCACGGCCACAAAATTTATCGTATACTGAAGCCTCCAGTATTTTGTATGCAGGACTCACTGCGTGGTCTGCGTTATGGATAACGGGAGGCTTGTCATGCAAAGTTAATATACCAACATATCAGAATAAGAGGATCCTTGTTCTCGGTGCATCTGGTGGTGTCGGTACCTTAGCTATTCAACTGTTGAAAGCCTGGAATATGCAG gtaGTGGCAACGTGTAGCACTGACGCGGTAGAACTGGTAGAACAACTTGGAGCCCACGTGGTCATTGATTATAATGACCAGTGTGCCGATACCAAAATCGCTGAAGAAGGGCC ATATGACATTATTTTGGACTGCTGTAAACAAGGAATAGACACGGTCCGAGCTAAAGGCTATTCTTACAACACGTACATAACTTTGAACTCGCCAATGTTGAAGAATTTTGATGACTTCGGTGTGATAGGTGGATCAGTAAAAAATATAGGAGATGTGATCAAAGACAATGTTCCTTTTTTCAAAGATAAGACTTCAGTGAAGTGGGGATTTTTCGTTCCATCTCAGAAGGGGATTAATATGATTCAAAActtcgtagaaaaaaaaaag attgtaCCTGTGGTTGAAAAGGTTTATCCATTTTCCGAGTTACCTCAAGCTTATGAAAGAGTAGATAAAGGCCATCTACGTGGCAAAATCGTAATTGATATGAAGTAG
- the TrpRS-m gene encoding tryptophan--tRNA ligase, mitochondrial isoform X1, whose protein sequence is MVGESFSALLVTLDHFISRWFKDLCPAVAAEAFARNSNAFSQTELTYNVEFSAILTICRLLRMFKTLSCSKKLSGNLRVLALNKPTGKRCSSKKAAPNYLPRIFSGIQPTGDVHLGNYLGAIQKWVELQNSNQDVIYSIVDMHSITLPQDPKALKQNILNITATLLACGIDPDKSILFQQSTVSMHTELCWILSCLTTMPRLAHLPQFKEKSATVKDVPLGLYIYPVLQAADILLYKSTHVPVGEDQLQHLQLAQHLAKLFNGKFGETFPIPHSMINDDSSCRIRSLRDPTKKMSKSDPDPKSRLQLTDEPEVLLNKVKKAITDFTSEVTYAVDERPGVSNLITIHSLLSGKTHDEICREAQGLDTGRYKLVVADVVIEKLTPIRERLLELEREPQYLEEVLRKGGEKATDIACDCWHEVRDKVGLSNNVLSSASKRELGKLQSSL, encoded by the exons ATGGTCGGAGAATCGTTTTCGGCTTTACTGGTAACTCTAGATCATTTTATCAGTCGGTGGTTTAAAGACCTGTGTCCGGCCGTCGCAGCAGAAGCTTTTGCGCGAAACTCAAATGCATTTTCGCAGACAGAACTAACCTATAACGTAGAATTTTCTGCTATTCTTACAATTTGCAGACTATTAAGGATGTTTAAAACTCTCAGCTGCAGTAAAAAATTGTCCGGAAATCTGAGGGTATTAGCACTGAATAAACCCACAGGAAAGAGATGTTCCAGTAAAAAG GCAGCACCCAATTACCTACCGAGGATATTTTCTGGTATTCAACCTACCGGTGACGTTCATTTGGGAAATTATTTAGGTGCGATACAAAAATGGGTTGAACTTCAAAACTCTAATCAGGATGTCATTTACAGTATTGTGGATATGCATTCCATTACTTTGCCACAg GATCCAAAAGCATTAAAGCAAAACATTCTAAACATTACTGCGACATTATTGGCATGTGGAATTGATCCCGATAAAAGCATTTTGTTTCAGCAATCTACAGTTTCTATGCATACTGAGCTTTGCTGGATTCTCAGTTGCTTGACCACTATGCCACGTCTAGCACACCTGCCTCagttcaaagaaaaaagtgcGACAGTAAAAGACGTTCCTCTCGGGTTGTATATTTATCCTGTCTTACAGGCAGCTGATATTTTGCTATACAA GTCAACACATGTACCAGTTGGAGAAGACCAACTACAGCATTTACAATTGGCTCAACATTTAGCAAAACTGTTTAATGGAAAATTCGGAGAGACATTTCCAATACCTCATTCAATGATCAATG aTGACAGCAGTTGTAGAATAAGATCCTTGAGAGATCCGACAAAGAAAATGTCAAAATCTGATCCTGATCCCAAGAGCCGATTACAATTAACGGATGAGCCGGAGGTTCTTTTAAACAAAGTTAAAAAGGCAATAACGGATTTCACCTCTGAAGTTACTTACGCAGTAGACGAAAGACCTGGTGTCTCAAATCTTATCACCATTCATTCTTTGTTGAGTGGAAAAACACATGATGAAATTTGCAGAGAAGCCCAAGGTCTTGATACCGGAAG GTACAAACTGGTTGTTGCAGATGTTgttatagaaaaattaactCCTATTCGTGAACGTTTACTTGAACTCGAAAGAGAGCCTCAGTACTTGGAAGAAGTTTTAAGAAAAGGTGGTGAGAAAGCAACAGATATCGCCTGTGATTGTTGGCATGAAGTTAGAGATAAAGTTGGGTTGAGTAATAACGTATTGTCGAGCGCGAGTAAACGGGAATTAGGGAAACTGCAAAGTAGCCTGTAA
- the TrpRS-m gene encoding tryptophan--tRNA ligase, mitochondrial isoform X4, which produces MFKTLSCSKKLSGNLRVLALNKPTGKRCSSKKAAPNYLPRIFSGIQPTGDVHLGNYLGAIQKWVELQNSNQDVIYSIVDMHSITLPQDPKALKQNILNITATLLACGIDPDKSILFQQSTVSMHTELCWILSCLTTMPRLAHLPQFKEKSATVKDVPLGLYIYPVLQAADILLYKSTHVPVGEDQLQHLQLAQHLAKLFNGKFGETFPIPHSMINDDSSCRIRSLRDPTKKMSKSDPDPKSRLQLTDEPEVLLNKVKKAITDFTSEVTYAVDERPGVSNLITIHSLLSGKTHDEICREAQGLDTGRYKLVVADVVIEKLTPIRERLLELEREPQYLEEVLRKGGEKATDIACDCWHEVRDKVGLSNNVLSSASKRELGKLQSSL; this is translated from the exons ATGTTTAAAACTCTCAGCTGCAGTAAAAAATTGTCCGGAAATCTGAGGGTATTAGCACTGAATAAACCCACAGGAAAGAGATGTTCCAGTAAAAAG GCAGCACCCAATTACCTACCGAGGATATTTTCTGGTATTCAACCTACCGGTGACGTTCATTTGGGAAATTATTTAGGTGCGATACAAAAATGGGTTGAACTTCAAAACTCTAATCAGGATGTCATTTACAGTATTGTGGATATGCATTCCATTACTTTGCCACAg GATCCAAAAGCATTAAAGCAAAACATTCTAAACATTACTGCGACATTATTGGCATGTGGAATTGATCCCGATAAAAGCATTTTGTTTCAGCAATCTACAGTTTCTATGCATACTGAGCTTTGCTGGATTCTCAGTTGCTTGACCACTATGCCACGTCTAGCACACCTGCCTCagttcaaagaaaaaagtgcGACAGTAAAAGACGTTCCTCTCGGGTTGTATATTTATCCTGTCTTACAGGCAGCTGATATTTTGCTATACAA GTCAACACATGTACCAGTTGGAGAAGACCAACTACAGCATTTACAATTGGCTCAACATTTAGCAAAACTGTTTAATGGAAAATTCGGAGAGACATTTCCAATACCTCATTCAATGATCAATG aTGACAGCAGTTGTAGAATAAGATCCTTGAGAGATCCGACAAAGAAAATGTCAAAATCTGATCCTGATCCCAAGAGCCGATTACAATTAACGGATGAGCCGGAGGTTCTTTTAAACAAAGTTAAAAAGGCAATAACGGATTTCACCTCTGAAGTTACTTACGCAGTAGACGAAAGACCTGGTGTCTCAAATCTTATCACCATTCATTCTTTGTTGAGTGGAAAAACACATGATGAAATTTGCAGAGAAGCCCAAGGTCTTGATACCGGAAG GTACAAACTGGTTGTTGCAGATGTTgttatagaaaaattaactCCTATTCGTGAACGTTTACTTGAACTCGAAAGAGAGCCTCAGTACTTGGAAGAAGTTTTAAGAAAAGGTGGTGAGAAAGCAACAGATATCGCCTGTGATTGTTGGCATGAAGTTAGAGATAAAGTTGGGTTGAGTAATAACGTATTGTCGAGCGCGAGTAAACGGGAATTAGGGAAACTGCAAAGTAGCCTGTAA
- the Prdm13 gene encoding zinc finger protein 177 isoform X1: MFANEIRNLHGYYMYSVMAQSNLMKSLATLRNTISHRFAQSSVIATTALPHDAATEIVEMDRFKESRNLPIRNVEVIFIDGYIRLAKGQESLSSSWLKMVELAKDCQSCNVLLGLAEKGVIIRTIRYIAPGEELLLWFSDKVLAMLNIPFLVPANIHRQTTYMCLQCSTLFEYPNPLKLHMALHCDKFELSYLWTLLADEFEKAEPESLSTDAVLPATALFEFKLTGSPTTSPQQISPILGDTLRTDSTNDSPSSSIGILPVVENLSSGNSAFKPYLQPALQNNLAVSIYSPEVRSCGSTVVQPAYQVPQIQLAPELHAAQMETIASNLGKSKQGHLCIYCGKVYSRKYGLKIHIRTHTGYKPLKCKHCLRAFGDPSNLNKHVRLHAEGATPYKCELCGKILVRRRDLERHIKSRHQEGAENLAVTDASSDAMDVE, encoded by the exons ATGTTCGCCAACGAAATACGGAACCTTCACGGATATTACATGTATTCCGTAATGGCTCAAAGTAACCTAATGAAGAGCTTAGCGACCCTGCGGAATACAATTTCTCATAGGTTTGCCCAATCTTCAGTGATAGCCACAACGGCTTTACCTCACGATGCCGCGACAGAGATCGTCGAAATGGATCGGTTCAAGGAGAGTCGCAACTTGCCAATTCGAAAC GTAGAGGTTATTTTCATCGACGGATATATCCGTCTCGCGAAAGGACAAGAGAGCTTGAGTTCGAGTTGGTTAAAAATGGTCGAACTCGCCAAGGACTGTCAGAGCTGCAACGTTCTATTGGGCTTGGCGGAAAAAGGTGTGATCATAAGAACAATCCGGTATATTGCACCCGGCGAAGAACTGCTTTTATGGTTTAGTGATAAAGTTCTGGCAATGTTAAACATACCGTTCCTCGTTCCAGCCAATATTCATC GTCAAACCACCTACATGTGTCTGCAATGCAGCACCTTATTCGAATATCCAAACCCGCTGAAGCTGCACATGGCGCTTCACTGCGATAAGTTCGAACTCTCCTATCTCTGGACTCTTTTGGCCGACGAGTTTGAAAAGGCTGAGCCGGAAAGTTTATCCACGGACGCAGTGCTCCCAGCGACGGCATTGTTCGAATTCAAACTGACCGGCTCGCCGACGACATCACCCCAGCAGATTTCACCAATCCTAGGTGACACTTTACGAACTGATTCGACAAATGACTCCCCAAGTTCTTCGATCGGGATTTTACCGGTCGTCGAAAACTTGAGCTCGGGAAATTCCGCGTTCAAGCCCTATTTGCAACCCGCGTTGCAGAATAACCTCGCGGTGTCAATTTACTCACCGGAAGTAAGGAGCTGCGGATCCACGGTGGTCCAGCCTGCGTATCAAGTGCCGCAGATTCAATTGGCACCGGAACTACACGCGGCGCAGATGGAGACGATCGCGAGTAATCTTGGCAAATCGAAGCAGGGACACCTTTGCATATACTGCGGCAAGGTTTACTCACGAAAATACGGACTTAAGATACACATCAG AACCCACACTGGATATAAGCCTCTGAAGTGTAAGCACTGTCTGCGAGCTTTCGGAGATCCGAGTAATCTCAATAAACACGTTCGGCTGCACGCAGAAGGAGCCACGCCTTACAAGTGCGAACTCTGCGGCAAGATCTTGGTAAGACGGAGAGACCTCGAACGTCACATAAAATCAAGACACCAGGAAGGAGCGGAGAACTTGGCAGTGACAGATGCATCATCCGATGCCATGGACGTCGAATGA
- the TrpRS-m gene encoding tryptophan--tRNA ligase, mitochondrial isoform X2, producing MVGESFSALLVTLDHFISRWFKDLCPAVAAEAFARNSNAFSQTELTYNVEFSAILTICRLLRMFKTLSCSKKLSGNLRVLALNKPTGKRCSSKKAAPNYLPRIFSGIQPTGDVHLGNYLGAIQKWVELQNSNQDVIYSIVDMHSITLPQQSTVSMHTELCWILSCLTTMPRLAHLPQFKEKSATVKDVPLGLYIYPVLQAADILLYKSTHVPVGEDQLQHLQLAQHLAKLFNGKFGETFPIPHSMINDDSSCRIRSLRDPTKKMSKSDPDPKSRLQLTDEPEVLLNKVKKAITDFTSEVTYAVDERPGVSNLITIHSLLSGKTHDEICREAQGLDTGRYKLVVADVVIEKLTPIRERLLELEREPQYLEEVLRKGGEKATDIACDCWHEVRDKVGLSNNVLSSASKRELGKLQSSL from the exons ATGGTCGGAGAATCGTTTTCGGCTTTACTGGTAACTCTAGATCATTTTATCAGTCGGTGGTTTAAAGACCTGTGTCCGGCCGTCGCAGCAGAAGCTTTTGCGCGAAACTCAAATGCATTTTCGCAGACAGAACTAACCTATAACGTAGAATTTTCTGCTATTCTTACAATTTGCAGACTATTAAGGATGTTTAAAACTCTCAGCTGCAGTAAAAAATTGTCCGGAAATCTGAGGGTATTAGCACTGAATAAACCCACAGGAAAGAGATGTTCCAGTAAAAAG GCAGCACCCAATTACCTACCGAGGATATTTTCTGGTATTCAACCTACCGGTGACGTTCATTTGGGAAATTATTTAGGTGCGATACAAAAATGGGTTGAACTTCAAAACTCTAATCAGGATGTCATTTACAGTATTGTGGATATGCATTCCATTACTTTGCCACAg CAATCTACAGTTTCTATGCATACTGAGCTTTGCTGGATTCTCAGTTGCTTGACCACTATGCCACGTCTAGCACACCTGCCTCagttcaaagaaaaaagtgcGACAGTAAAAGACGTTCCTCTCGGGTTGTATATTTATCCTGTCTTACAGGCAGCTGATATTTTGCTATACAA GTCAACACATGTACCAGTTGGAGAAGACCAACTACAGCATTTACAATTGGCTCAACATTTAGCAAAACTGTTTAATGGAAAATTCGGAGAGACATTTCCAATACCTCATTCAATGATCAATG aTGACAGCAGTTGTAGAATAAGATCCTTGAGAGATCCGACAAAGAAAATGTCAAAATCTGATCCTGATCCCAAGAGCCGATTACAATTAACGGATGAGCCGGAGGTTCTTTTAAACAAAGTTAAAAAGGCAATAACGGATTTCACCTCTGAAGTTACTTACGCAGTAGACGAAAGACCTGGTGTCTCAAATCTTATCACCATTCATTCTTTGTTGAGTGGAAAAACACATGATGAAATTTGCAGAGAAGCCCAAGGTCTTGATACCGGAAG GTACAAACTGGTTGTTGCAGATGTTgttatagaaaaattaactCCTATTCGTGAACGTTTACTTGAACTCGAAAGAGAGCCTCAGTACTTGGAAGAAGTTTTAAGAAAAGGTGGTGAGAAAGCAACAGATATCGCCTGTGATTGTTGGCATGAAGTTAGAGATAAAGTTGGGTTGAGTAATAACGTATTGTCGAGCGCGAGTAAACGGGAATTAGGGAAACTGCAAAGTAGCCTGTAA
- the ATPsyndelta gene encoding ATP synthase subunit delta, mitochondrial: MATISRTLRPFLRSVRSHVRNYAEALRDDQMKFTFAGANQVFYDTKPVRQVDVPSFSGAFGILPKHVPTLAVLKPGVVTVYEEDGTVKKVFVSSGSVTINDDSSVQILAEEAHPVENLDNGAAKEILSKAQQELSSASSDKDKAAAAIAVEVAEALVSATQ; encoded by the exons ATGGCAACCATCTCTCGTACTCTTCGCCCATTCCTAAGGTCAGTCCGAAGTCATGTCAGAAATTACGCCGAGGCATTAAGGGATGATCAGATGAAATTCACCTTTGCTGGTGCGAACCAG GTATTTTATGATACAAAACCAGTCCGCCAAGTGGACGTGCCATCGTTTTCCGGAGCCTTCGGTATTTTGCCAAAACATGTGCCGACTCTGGCCGTCCTTAAACCAGGAGTAGTCACAGTATATGAAGAGGATGGCACAGTTAAGAAGGTATTCGTTTCATCCGGAAGCGTCACAATTAACGATGATTCTAGTGTACAG ATTCTGGCAGAGGAAGCCCATCCAGTAGAAAATCTGGATAACGGAGCTGCCAAAGAAATCCTCTCCAAGGCCCAACAAGAATTGTCCTCTGCCTCTTCAGATAAAGACAAGGCAGCGGCAGCGATTGCAGTCGAAGTTGCCGAAGCTCTTGTTTCTGCTACACAATGa
- the Prdm13 gene encoding zinc finger protein 177 isoform X2, giving the protein MFANEIRNLHGYYMYSVMAQSNLMKSLATLRNTISHRFAQSSVIATTALPHDAATEIVEMDRFKESRNLPIRNVEVIFIDGYIRLAKGQESLSSSWLKMVELAKDCQSCNVLLGLAEKGQTTYMCLQCSTLFEYPNPLKLHMALHCDKFELSYLWTLLADEFEKAEPESLSTDAVLPATALFEFKLTGSPTTSPQQISPILGDTLRTDSTNDSPSSSIGILPVVENLSSGNSAFKPYLQPALQNNLAVSIYSPEVRSCGSTVVQPAYQVPQIQLAPELHAAQMETIASNLGKSKQGHLCIYCGKVYSRKYGLKIHIRTHTGYKPLKCKHCLRAFGDPSNLNKHVRLHAEGATPYKCELCGKILVRRRDLERHIKSRHQEGAENLAVTDASSDAMDVE; this is encoded by the exons ATGTTCGCCAACGAAATACGGAACCTTCACGGATATTACATGTATTCCGTAATGGCTCAAAGTAACCTAATGAAGAGCTTAGCGACCCTGCGGAATACAATTTCTCATAGGTTTGCCCAATCTTCAGTGATAGCCACAACGGCTTTACCTCACGATGCCGCGACAGAGATCGTCGAAATGGATCGGTTCAAGGAGAGTCGCAACTTGCCAATTCGAAAC GTAGAGGTTATTTTCATCGACGGATATATCCGTCTCGCGAAAGGACAAGAGAGCTTGAGTTCGAGTTGGTTAAAAATGGTCGAACTCGCCAAGGACTGTCAGAGCTGCAACGTTCTATTGGGCTTGGCGGAAAAAG GTCAAACCACCTACATGTGTCTGCAATGCAGCACCTTATTCGAATATCCAAACCCGCTGAAGCTGCACATGGCGCTTCACTGCGATAAGTTCGAACTCTCCTATCTCTGGACTCTTTTGGCCGACGAGTTTGAAAAGGCTGAGCCGGAAAGTTTATCCACGGACGCAGTGCTCCCAGCGACGGCATTGTTCGAATTCAAACTGACCGGCTCGCCGACGACATCACCCCAGCAGATTTCACCAATCCTAGGTGACACTTTACGAACTGATTCGACAAATGACTCCCCAAGTTCTTCGATCGGGATTTTACCGGTCGTCGAAAACTTGAGCTCGGGAAATTCCGCGTTCAAGCCCTATTTGCAACCCGCGTTGCAGAATAACCTCGCGGTGTCAATTTACTCACCGGAAGTAAGGAGCTGCGGATCCACGGTGGTCCAGCCTGCGTATCAAGTGCCGCAGATTCAATTGGCACCGGAACTACACGCGGCGCAGATGGAGACGATCGCGAGTAATCTTGGCAAATCGAAGCAGGGACACCTTTGCATATACTGCGGCAAGGTTTACTCACGAAAATACGGACTTAAGATACACATCAG AACCCACACTGGATATAAGCCTCTGAAGTGTAAGCACTGTCTGCGAGCTTTCGGAGATCCGAGTAATCTCAATAAACACGTTCGGCTGCACGCAGAAGGAGCCACGCCTTACAAGTGCGAACTCTGCGGCAAGATCTTGGTAAGACGGAGAGACCTCGAACGTCACATAAAATCAAGACACCAGGAAGGAGCGGAGAACTTGGCAGTGACAGATGCATCATCCGATGCCATGGACGTCGAATGA